A section of the Acidobacteriota bacterium genome encodes:
- a CDS encoding aldehyde dehydrogenase family protein, whose translation MLINGEWVASKSNKTFPVYDPSTEEIIAQVPEANADDVNRAVAAAKAAFEEGPWSTTTAQERGRVLFRLAEKVRQNLPALAEIECRNTGKPIVEAEYDITDAATCFEYYGGLATKVVGYVNPVPDNAMSLTLKEPVGVAGQIIPWNYPLLMGAWKLAPAIAAGCTCVLKPAEQTPLTALEVAKWFDEVGLPKGVVNVITGFGETCGSPLVKHPDVNKIAFTGSAAVGKIIVKEAADTVKRVTLELGGKSPNIFFADADFEAAIDGALFGVFINQGEVCSAGSRILVQKSIYKKFVDAMAEKAKAIKLGPPLERETKMGALVSKEQYDRVLSYIDIGKKEAKVASGGGKSDKFAKGYYVQPTIFYDVDNNARIAREEIFGPVATVIPFDDEKDALKIANDSPYGLAAAVWTRDIFKAMRTVKSLRAGIVWVNHMQPTYVEAPWGGYKQSGFGRELGPHGIDEYLETKQVHINLNEAPIGWY comes from the coding sequence ATGTTGATCAACGGTGAGTGGGTCGCGAGCAAGTCGAACAAGACCTTTCCCGTCTACGATCCGTCGACCGAAGAGATCATCGCGCAGGTGCCCGAGGCCAACGCCGACGACGTAAACCGCGCCGTCGCGGCCGCGAAAGCCGCTTTTGAAGAGGGTCCATGGTCGACGACTACTGCCCAGGAGCGCGGCCGCGTTTTATTCCGGTTGGCGGAGAAAGTCCGTCAGAATCTGCCGGCGCTTGCCGAAATCGAGTGCCGCAACACGGGCAAGCCGATCGTCGAAGCCGAATATGACATCACCGACGCCGCGACTTGCTTCGAGTACTACGGCGGCCTGGCCACCAAGGTTGTGGGATATGTGAATCCCGTCCCCGACAACGCTATGAGCCTCACGTTGAAAGAACCGGTCGGCGTGGCCGGTCAGATTATTCCGTGGAACTATCCGCTCCTGATGGGAGCATGGAAGCTTGCACCCGCGATCGCTGCCGGGTGTACCTGCGTGCTGAAGCCAGCCGAGCAAACGCCGCTCACAGCGCTCGAGGTTGCGAAGTGGTTCGACGAAGTGGGGCTGCCGAAGGGCGTAGTGAACGTCATTACGGGATTCGGAGAAACCTGCGGCTCGCCGCTGGTGAAGCATCCTGACGTGAACAAGATTGCGTTTACGGGTTCCGCCGCTGTTGGCAAGATTATCGTCAAAGAAGCTGCCGATACGGTGAAACGAGTGACTCTGGAACTTGGAGGGAAGTCGCCGAATATTTTCTTTGCGGACGCCGATTTTGAGGCTGCCATCGACGGAGCACTGTTCGGCGTGTTCATCAATCAAGGCGAAGTGTGCTCGGCAGGCAGCCGCATTCTCGTTCAGAAATCGATTTACAAGAAATTCGTTGACGCGATGGCGGAGAAAGCAAAGGCGATCAAACTTGGTCCTCCTCTGGAACGCGAAACGAAAATGGGCGCATTGGTCAGCAAAGAGCAATATGACCGCGTGCTTTCCTATATCGATATCGGAAAGAAAGAGGCGAAAGTTGCTTCTGGAGGCGGCAAGTCCGACAAGTTTGCCAAGGGTTACTACGTGCAGCCGACTATCTTTTACGACGTAGACAACAATGCCCGGATCGCTCGGGAAGAAATCTTTGGCCCGGTCGCTACGGTGATTCCGTTTGACGACGAAAAAGATGCACTCAAAATTGCGAACGATTCTCCTTACGGCCTGGCCGCTGCAGTTTGGACCCGCGACATTTTCAAAGCGATGCGCACGGTGAAGTCGCTGCGTGCAGGCATCGTCTGGGTCAACCACATGCAACCGACCTACGTCGAGGCGCCGTGGGGAGGATACAAGCAGTCAGGGTTCGGTCGCGAGTTGGGGCCACACGGAATCGACGAGTATCTCGAAACGAAACAGGTCCACATCAATTTGAACGAAGCGCCAATCGGCTGGTACTGA
- a CDS encoding aminotransferase class III-fold pyridoxal phosphate-dependent enzyme → MTGKEIVDLTRKHTLFEWSAQSKVDPIPVARSKGIYFWTPEGKRFIDFNSQLMSVNIGHGDERVIQAIHEQAQTLAYANPFMATEPRARLGAKLAEITPGDIDTFFFTNGGAECNENAIKIARAFTGRHKIMARYRSYHGATAGAISLTGDPRRWAAEPGIPGVVRVLDPYHGIERGWESAEASLAMIEETMQLEGPHTIAAFILETVVGTNGILVPPDGYMQGVRKLCDKYGILMIADEVMAGFGRTGEWFAIDHWKVVPDLISMAKGLTSSYLPLGALGMRHHIAQHFQDKVFYGGLTYNSHPMGCAAALATIRVYEEDKLIENTRKMGVVMKELGAQLQAKHPSVGVVRSIGLFGIVELVRSRATRQPMAPFNGTSEEMAALGKFFRENGLYTLVRWNTFYTNPPLCINEEQLREAFAIIDKGLEITDKAVKD, encoded by the coding sequence ATGACCGGCAAAGAAATTGTCGATCTCACCAGAAAGCACACGCTGTTCGAATGGTCCGCGCAGTCGAAGGTCGATCCCATCCCAGTTGCTCGCTCCAAAGGCATCTACTTCTGGACGCCGGAAGGGAAGCGCTTCATCGACTTCAACAGCCAGTTGATGTCCGTAAATATCGGACACGGTGACGAACGTGTGATCCAAGCAATTCACGAGCAAGCGCAGACCCTCGCCTATGCGAACCCGTTCATGGCCACGGAGCCGCGGGCTCGCCTTGGCGCCAAGTTAGCCGAGATCACGCCCGGCGACATTGATACATTCTTTTTCACGAATGGTGGCGCCGAATGTAACGAGAATGCCATCAAGATTGCGAGGGCTTTCACTGGACGTCACAAGATCATGGCGCGCTACCGCTCCTATCACGGAGCCACTGCCGGCGCGATCAGCCTGACCGGAGACCCGCGCAGATGGGCTGCCGAGCCGGGCATCCCGGGTGTCGTGCGCGTGCTCGATCCGTATCACGGTATCGAGCGCGGATGGGAATCGGCGGAAGCCTCGCTCGCCATGATCGAAGAGACCATGCAGCTCGAGGGCCCGCACACCATCGCCGCATTCATCCTGGAGACCGTAGTTGGTACGAACGGCATCCTGGTGCCGCCCGATGGCTATATGCAGGGCGTGCGCAAGCTCTGCGATAAATACGGCATCCTCATGATTGCCGACGAAGTGATGGCCGGTTTCGGCCGCACCGGCGAGTGGTTTGCCATTGATCACTGGAAGGTTGTGCCGGACTTGATCTCCATGGCGAAAGGGCTTACGTCGAGCTACCTGCCGCTGGGTGCGCTCGGCATGCGCCACCACATCGCGCAACACTTCCAGGACAAGGTCTTTTACGGAGGCCTGACGTACAACTCCCACCCGATGGGCTGCGCGGCGGCCCTGGCGACGATCCGCGTCTACGAGGAAGACAAGCTGATTGAGAATACGCGGAAGATGGGTGTGGTCATGAAAGAACTGGGAGCCCAGTTACAAGCGAAGCATCCATCGGTCGGAGTTGTGCGCTCGATTGGTTTGTTCGGGATCGTCGAATTGGTTCGCAGCCGTGCCACTCGGCAGCCTATGGCTCCGTTCAACGGAACGTCGGAAGAAATGGCAGCTCTCGGGAAATTTTTCCGGGAGAATGGGCTTTACACGCTCGTGCGCTGGAATACGTTCTATACGAATCCGCCGCTCTGCATCAATGAAGAGCAGTTACGCGAAGCGTTCGCCATCATCGACAAGGGTCTGGAGATCACCGACAAGGCAGTGAAAGACTAG
- the gabT gene encoding 4-aminobutyrate--2-oxoglutarate transaminase, with protein sequence MATIQLRTSIPGPRSQELMQRRNAAVVQAAYHATPVFIAKAEGAVVEDVDGNRLIDFAGGIGCLNTGHRAPEVVEAVRRQLDRFLHTSFNVLPYESYVAVCERLNALTPGKFRKKTLLVNTGAEATENAIKIARSFTKRQAVISFEDAFHGRTYMAMAMTSKTHPYKAGFEPFPGEVYRIPYAYCYRCSYSMTYPSCEVHCAKHIEDTFKRVVAAETVAAVIVEPVLGEGGFVTPPAEFFPTLSEICRKYGILLIADEVQTGFARTGTLFACEQLGLEPDLICMAKSLTGGLPMAAVTGRAEIMDAPAAGQLGGTFSGNPVSCEAALAVLDIIERDDLCARANILGERFRKRAAKWQSQWELIGEVRGLGAMQALELVRSKTTRQPADEETKQVAQYCYEHGLVTITAGSYGNVIRLLMPLVLTDAQMDEALDVLEGALASVAEKKSMLAVQPA encoded by the coding sequence ATGGCTACCATTCAACTTCGTACTTCCATTCCTGGTCCGCGCTCGCAAGAGCTGATGCAACGCCGCAATGCCGCTGTGGTACAGGCGGCGTATCACGCAACGCCTGTCTTCATCGCGAAAGCGGAAGGTGCGGTTGTTGAAGATGTGGATGGCAACCGGCTGATCGATTTTGCCGGCGGCATCGGCTGTCTTAATACAGGCCATCGCGCTCCGGAGGTCGTGGAAGCGGTTCGCCGCCAGCTCGATCGCTTTCTGCACACCAGCTTCAACGTGCTGCCTTACGAAAGCTACGTCGCGGTGTGCGAGCGGTTGAACGCGCTGACGCCCGGGAAATTCCGCAAAAAGACGTTACTCGTCAATACTGGCGCTGAAGCGACGGAGAATGCGATCAAAATCGCGCGCAGTTTCACCAAGCGGCAAGCGGTCATCAGTTTTGAGGACGCGTTTCACGGACGGACCTACATGGCGATGGCCATGACCAGTAAGACGCATCCGTACAAGGCGGGCTTCGAGCCGTTCCCGGGCGAAGTCTATCGCATCCCCTATGCGTACTGTTACCGCTGCTCGTATTCGATGACGTATCCGTCGTGCGAAGTCCATTGTGCGAAGCACATCGAAGATACGTTCAAGCGCGTGGTTGCGGCGGAAACAGTCGCGGCGGTCATCGTGGAGCCCGTTCTCGGAGAGGGCGGCTTCGTGACGCCGCCCGCGGAATTTTTCCCGACGCTTTCCGAGATTTGCCGCAAGTACGGCATCCTGCTCATCGCGGACGAAGTCCAAACCGGATTTGCCCGGACCGGCACGCTCTTCGCCTGCGAACAACTCGGCCTCGAGCCGGATTTGATTTGCATGGCGAAATCGTTGACGGGTGGCCTGCCGATGGCAGCCGTTACCGGACGGGCCGAGATCATGGACGCGCCCGCAGCCGGTCAGCTGGGCGGAACGTTTAGTGGCAATCCTGTTTCCTGCGAAGCTGCTCTCGCCGTGCTCGATATTATCGAGAGAGACGATCTCTGTGCCCGAGCGAATATTCTCGGAGAGCGTTTCCGTAAGCGGGCCGCGAAATGGCAATCGCAATGGGAACTGATCGGCGAAGTGCGCGGACTGGGCGCGATGCAGGCCCTGGAGCTTGTCCGCTCGAAAACGACACGCCAACCGGCCGACGAAGAGACGAAGCAAGTGGCACAATATTGCTACGAGCATGGCCTGGTAACGATCACAGCAGGCTCGTATGGCAACGTGATTCGCCTCTTGATGCCGCTGGTCCTGACTGACGCGCAGATGGATGAAGCCCTCGACGTGCTGGAAGGCGCGCTCGCGAGCGTCGCTGAGAAAAAGAGTATGCTGGCTGTGCAACCGGCGTGA
- a CDS encoding APC family permease: MTQSADSQPHLKRVLGRFDLVLLFVVAVFNLNVVPSIAANGGVTVWLWIISLALFFWPQGIAVIELAQRYPGEGGVYLWAKEVFGDFHGFLSGWCYWTNNMLYVPTVMLYFVGVSVFALGPGHTALADNKNFAMVASLALLALLTILNIVGLGVGKWLNNVGAIGTFVAAAVLIGLGITVWSRFGSPVSAADFRVPADPKFVLNSFGVICFGLVGLELASIMGDEIRDPQKTLPGAVAWGGVISGALYIGATLTLLVAVGKNDISVLQGIVQAVSHMAGEVGVTWIITPFAIMLSLSIAGIGSAWMGGSARIPFVAGLDSYMPAWLGKVHPKYSTPHAALIVQAVVSLILIVINFTASGGVQEAFQTMLSLAVVLQLVPFLYVFAALLRFAFRSDFVRVRYSRATLVFAGVSGFCTTTLGIALAFFPAKQITSLWWYEVKMVGFTLFFLVLAAFFFFGYGRLKAPVEEAVKSE, translated from the coding sequence ATGACGCAATCAGCCGACAGCCAGCCTCACCTCAAGCGCGTCCTCGGACGCTTCGACTTGGTGTTGTTGTTTGTTGTCGCTGTCTTCAACCTCAATGTGGTACCCAGCATTGCCGCGAATGGCGGCGTCACCGTCTGGCTCTGGATTATTTCGCTGGCCCTGTTTTTCTGGCCGCAGGGAATCGCGGTCATTGAATTGGCCCAACGCTATCCCGGCGAAGGCGGCGTCTATCTGTGGGCCAAGGAAGTGTTCGGCGACTTCCACGGTTTTCTTTCCGGCTGGTGTTATTGGACGAACAACATGCTGTACGTTCCGACGGTGATGCTGTACTTCGTCGGCGTGTCGGTATTTGCCCTCGGGCCCGGGCACACGGCCCTGGCGGACAACAAGAACTTCGCGATGGTCGCGTCGCTCGCGCTCCTGGCCCTACTGACCATTCTGAACATCGTCGGACTGGGCGTCGGAAAGTGGCTGAACAATGTCGGCGCAATTGGAACCTTTGTAGCGGCCGCTGTCCTCATCGGGCTTGGAATTACCGTATGGTCACGCTTCGGAAGCCCGGTAAGCGCAGCTGATTTTCGCGTTCCCGCGGATCCCAAGTTCGTCCTGAACTCGTTTGGCGTGATTTGCTTCGGCCTGGTTGGACTTGAACTCGCATCCATCATGGGCGACGAAATTCGCGATCCGCAGAAGACTCTACCCGGCGCGGTTGCATGGGGCGGCGTGATATCGGGCGCGCTCTATATCGGCGCTACGCTCACGCTGCTCGTCGCGGTCGGCAAGAATGACATCAGCGTGCTGCAGGGGATCGTGCAGGCTGTGAGTCATATGGCTGGCGAAGTCGGCGTTACATGGATCATTACGCCGTTCGCGATCATGCTGAGTCTGTCGATTGCAGGAATTGGCTCGGCATGGATGGGTGGCTCGGCGCGTATTCCATTTGTCGCCGGCCTCGATTCGTACATGCCCGCGTGGTTGGGCAAAGTCCATCCCAAGTATTCAACGCCACACGCTGCGCTGATCGTGCAGGCGGTCGTTTCGCTAATCCTGATCGTGATTAATTTCACGGCCTCCGGGGGCGTACAGGAAGCTTTTCAGACCATGCTGTCGCTGGCGGTCGTTTTACAGCTGGTGCCGTTTCTTTACGTATTTGCGGCGCTGTTGCGGTTCGCATTTCGTTCGGACTTCGTCCGCGTTCGTTACAGTCGCGCCACGTTGGTCTTTGCAGGTGTGAGCGGATTCTGTACGACGACGCTGGGCATCGCGCTGGCATTTTTTCCAGCGAAGCAGATTACATCGCTGTGGTGGTATGAAGTGAAGATGGTTGGGTTCACGTTGTTTTTTCTGGTGCTGGCCGCATTCTTTTTCTTTGGTTACGGCCGTCTGAAGGCGCCAGTCGAAGAGGCCGTCAAGTCCGAGTAG
- a CDS encoding GxxExxY protein — MNILTTEAQRHREIEGQDRRTAPIIGAAIEVHRHLGPGLLESAYEECLCHALTLLGLDFQRQVDLPVVYKGLNLHCGYRIDLIVAGEVVVELKSVEKLIPIYEAQLLTYLKLSGKRVGLLINFNVPLLTQGIVRRIL; from the coding sequence ATGAACATCCTCACCACAGAGGCACAGAGACACAGAGAAATCGAAGGGCAGGATCGAAGAACTGCTCCGATCATTGGCGCCGCCATCGAAGTGCATCGCCATCTTGGTCCGGGGCTTCTGGAGTCTGCTTATGAGGAGTGCTTGTGCCACGCACTCACCCTCCTTGGGTTGGATTTTCAACGCCAGGTGGACTTGCCGGTTGTCTACAAGGGATTGAACCTTCATTGCGGATACAGAATCGATTTGATCGTTGCCGGCGAAGTGGTGGTGGAACTGAAATCGGTCGAGAAACTCATTCCAATCTACGAAGCGCAGCTCTTGACCTATCTAAAACTTTCCGGGAAGCGCGTTGGCCTCCTGATCAACTTCAACGTGCCGTTACTCACGCAAGGAATTGTCCGACGAATTCTATAG
- a CDS encoding glutamate-1-semialdehyde 2,1-aminomutase, with translation MYPALQKELETFERRTPKSAEAHKKNLKRLPLGVASNYRAYDPYPIFVAEGQGSKFRDLDGNEYIDHNLCFGALMAGHCHPAVMKAVEKRLSTGTMFGMPHNMEWELAEEVCNRFPVEMCRFGNSGTEATMHTIRLARAATGRDKIIKFEGGYHGLHDAALVSVKPHPPQDDFGDVKNPKPIPGGLGVPKASIANVQIATFNDLETVERRFKENPNEIAAIILEPIMMNVGLCMPQKGFLEGLRELCDKYGALLIFDEVKTGAKLSWGGASEYFGVTPDMICLAKSIGGGLPLAAFGTHKRVMDLISDHKVFHGGTYNTNPVSMAAGLATFREVLTRENYAHVDKLSQKLTDGYRKTVAKAGMQAYIASAGVNGALMLYPKEIRNYRDWLPIDVDLWRHYWFAMVNRGVMCQPYWWDEQWTISVQHTEADIDKHLAAFADIAPALAAAQHERIGAVAAH, from the coding sequence ATGTACCCCGCACTGCAAAAAGAGCTCGAGACCTTCGAGCGCCGTACCCCGAAGTCCGCCGAGGCGCATAAGAAAAACCTGAAGCGCCTGCCGCTGGGCGTGGCCAGCAATTACCGCGCTTACGATCCGTATCCGATTTTCGTTGCGGAAGGGCAGGGCAGTAAGTTCCGCGATCTCGATGGCAACGAGTACATCGATCACAATCTATGTTTCGGCGCGCTGATGGCCGGGCATTGTCATCCGGCGGTAATGAAGGCGGTCGAAAAGCGTCTTTCCACTGGCACCATGTTCGGCATGCCGCACAACATGGAATGGGAGTTGGCGGAGGAAGTCTGTAACCGCTTTCCCGTGGAAATGTGCCGCTTTGGCAACAGCGGTACGGAAGCGACGATGCACACCATCCGTCTCGCGCGCGCTGCGACCGGACGCGACAAGATCATCAAGTTCGAAGGCGGATACCACGGCTTGCATGACGCTGCCCTGGTCAGCGTGAAGCCGCATCCCCCGCAGGACGATTTCGGCGATGTGAAGAATCCGAAACCGATCCCCGGTGGTTTAGGCGTGCCGAAGGCGAGTATTGCCAATGTTCAGATCGCGACTTTCAACGATCTGGAAACCGTGGAACGCCGCTTCAAAGAGAATCCGAATGAGATCGCCGCCATCATTCTCGAACCGATCATGATGAACGTCGGCCTCTGCATGCCGCAAAAGGGATTCCTCGAAGGCCTGCGCGAACTTTGCGACAAGTATGGCGCGTTGCTGATTTTCGACGAAGTGAAAACCGGCGCCAAGCTGAGCTGGGGCGGAGCGTCCGAATACTTCGGCGTCACGCCCGACATGATCTGCCTCGCGAAGTCGATTGGCGGCGGATTGCCTCTCGCCGCATTCGGCACGCACAAGCGCGTCATGGACCTGATATCCGATCACAAGGTCTTTCATGGCGGCACCTACAACACGAATCCGGTTTCGATGGCCGCGGGCCTGGCCACGTTCCGCGAAGTGTTGACTCGCGAGAATTATGCGCACGTCGACAAACTCAGCCAGAAGCTCACCGATGGCTACAGGAAGACGGTCGCCAAGGCTGGAATGCAAGCCTATATTGCCAGCGCGGGCGTGAATGGGGCACTCATGCTCTATCCGAAGGAAATTCGCAACTACCGCGACTGGTTGCCAATCGATGTTGACCTGTGGCGACACTATTGGTTTGCGATGGTGAACCGCGGCGTGATGTGCCAACCCTACTGGTGGGATGAACAGTGGACGATTTCCGTGCAACACACCGAGGCGGACATCGACAAGCATCTGGCTGCATTCGCCGACATTGCGCCCGCACTCGCCGCTGCGCAGCACGAGCGGATTGGAGCAGTCGCAGCGCACTAG
- a CDS encoding PilZ domain-containing protein, giving the protein MTLSATVCGMDAKGRSFLDRVQVLNLSRDGALLEDVSCAVRVGDTLALRCEGSTRRYRVTWEQSTAEGRRVGLAGVGNTSAIAEAWLPASGTDDYQRPRMTVRREHDRYVCEIAVEMRLKDVSTPLWVTASDLGEGGCRVQVPHAMTTGTEVHVALWVDNERVWVLGEVTHCIYGCGTGIRFKKLERAARERIASLVTKGEAMVFDRREGTELITEFYPAYSATS; this is encoded by the coding sequence ATGACCCTAAGCGCCACGGTATGTGGCATGGACGCCAAGGGGCGATCCTTCCTGGATCGCGTCCAGGTTTTGAATCTGAGCCGAGACGGAGCACTATTGGAAGACGTGAGCTGCGCGGTCCGCGTAGGGGACACCCTGGCGCTTCGTTGTGAGGGATCGACACGCCGTTACCGCGTGACGTGGGAACAGTCGACTGCAGAAGGGCGACGCGTGGGATTGGCTGGCGTCGGAAATACATCGGCGATTGCCGAAGCCTGGTTGCCTGCTTCAGGCACAGACGACTACCAGCGCCCTCGGATGACGGTCCGCCGCGAGCACGATCGGTATGTCTGCGAGATTGCGGTGGAGATGCGGCTGAAGGATGTCAGCACTCCGTTGTGGGTCACAGCCAGCGATCTGGGCGAGGGTGGCTGTCGCGTGCAAGTGCCGCATGCCATGACGACGGGGACTGAGGTCCATGTCGCTCTGTGGGTGGATAACGAGAGAGTGTGGGTACTGGGCGAAGTGACCCATTGCATCTACGGATGCGGAACCGGGATTCGCTTCAAGAAACTGGAGCGCGCCGCTCGCGAACGCATCGCAAGCCTGGTCACAAAGGGCGAAGCAATGGTATTCGACCGGCGTGAGGGGACAGAACTGATCACGGAGTTCTACCCAGCTTATTCGGCGACATCGTAA